Genomic DNA from Gilliamella sp. ESL0441:
TTCACCCCAGTCATGAATCACACCGTGGTAAACGCCCTCCCGAAGGTTAAGCTATCTACTTCTGGTGCAACCCACTCCCATGGTGTGACGGGCGGTGTGTACAAGGCCCGGGAACGTATTCACCGTGACATTCTGATTCACGATTACTAGCGATTCCGACTTCATGGAGTCGAGTTGCAGACTCCAATCCGGACTTAGACGTACTTTCTGAGGTCCGCTTGCTCTCGCGAGGTCGCCTCCCTTTGTATACGCCATTGTAGCACGTGTGTAGCCCTGGTCGTAAGGGCCATGATGACTTGACGTCGTCCCCACCTTCCTCCGCTTTATCAACGGCAGTCTCCTTTGAGTTCCCGACCTAATCGATGGCAACAAAGGATAAGGGTTGCGCTCGTTGCGGGACTTAACCCAACATTTCACAACACGAGCTGACGACAGCCATGCAGCACCTGTCTCACAGTTCCCGAAGGCACTCCAGCATCTCTGCCAGATTCTGTGGATGTCAAGACCAGGTAAGGTTCTTCGCGTTGCATCGAATTAAACCACATGCTCCACCGCTTGTGCGGGCCCCCGTCAATTCATTTGAGTTTTAACCTTGCGGCCGTACTCCCCAGGCGGTCGATTTATCGCGTTAGCTTCGGAGCCCATCACTCAGGGCAACAAACTCCAAATCGACATCGTTTACAGCGTGGACTACCAGGGTATCTAATCCTGTTTGCTCCCCACGCTTTCGCATCTCAGCGTCAGTATCTGTCCAGAAGGCCGCCTTCGCCACCGGTATTCCTCCACATCTCTACGCATTTCACCGCTACACGTGGAATTCTACCTTCCTCTACAATACTCCAGATAACCAGTTTTAAGTGCAATTCCCAGGTTGAGCCCGGGGCTTTCACACCTAACTTAATTATCCGCCTACATGCCCTTTACGCCCAGTCATTCCGATTAACGCTCGCACCCTCCGTATTACCGCGGCTGCTGGCACGGAGTTAGCCGGTGCTTCTTCTGTAGCTAACGTCAACTGCATGCACTTTTCATACACACAACTTCCTCACTACCGAAAGTACTTTACAACCCGAAGGCCTTCTTCATACACGCGGCATGGCTGCATCAGGGTTTCCCCCATTGTGCAATATTCCCCACTGCTGCCTCCCGTAGGAGTCTGGACCGTGTCTCAGTTCCAGTGTGGCTGGTCATCCTCTCAGACCAGCTAGAGATCGTCGCCTTGGTGAGCCTTTACCCCACCAACTAGCTAATCCCATATGGGTTCATCAAATGGCGCACGTCCTTTCGGAACCGTACTTTGGTCTCTCAACTTTATGCGGTATTAGCAGTCGTTTCCAACTGTTGTCCCCCTCCATTTGGCAGATCCCCATACTTTACTCACCCGTCCGCCACTCGTCATCAAGTGCAAGCACTCATGTTACCGTTCGACTTGCATGTGTTAAGCCTGCCGCCAGCGTTCAATCTGAGCCATGATCAAACTCTTCAATTTAAAGTTTGATGCTCAATAACTGTTTCTGACATATTCAAATGAATCTTCAGTGTCACTTATCAAGACTTAATTTTTTGAGTCCGTAGACTTTTAATTTTTCGTCTCGCAAGTGCCCACACAGATTGTCTGTTTCTTCTTTTTAAAGAGCTGACAGTATTTTTTTCGCTTTCGCTTTTACTGTCTCAAGGGCTGCGTATACTACGCTACACCTTTTTATTCGTCAAGATCTTTTTTCAAAATTTTTGATCCTGCTCACTAACCTCTTTTACCGCCTGCTTTCGCTGACGCCGTGTCAGTGGATGCGCATTATAGAGCCTTAAAAAAATCATGCAAGCGTTTATTGCAATTTTATTTCTGTTTGTGTTTTTTTTACCCATGCCGTATTGAAAACAAACTGATCCTATACAAATTTTACAAACTTTCTTTATTATTATTTATTATGTCAGTTATGATATGTTTGCTTTAGGCTAACTTATTAAGATGGATTTTTCATATGCCTTTTACTTTCGCACACCCAGCAATTGTTTTACCTTTTAATAAAAAGCCTCAATTTTTTTCAATGACAGCCTTAATTATAGGTAGCATGTCCCCTGACTTTGAATATTTTCTTAGAATGAAAATAAAAAGTGATATGAGCCATACTTTATTTGGTATTGTTTATTTTGATCTGCCAATAACATTAATGGTTGCTTTTATCTTTCATTCCATCATTCGTAATGAACTAATCAAAAATTTGCCTCATTTCCTTTTTAAACGATTTGCTCATTATCTTACTTTTAATTGGAATCAGTATTGCTTGCATCATTGGTTTATTGTTTTGACATCAGCAGTAATGGGCATATTGTCTCATATTGGTTGGGATAGTTTTACTCACTTAACTGGTTTTGTAGTTAAACACATCCCTTTTTTACAACAGTCAATTTCCCTAAACAATATTGATATTCCTATCTACCAATTACTACAGCATGGCAGTACTTTGGTCGGAATGAGTTTAATATGCCTCTTTATTCTTAGATTACCGATCATGACTGATAAAAGGAATACGGTTAGTGTTCTATATTGGGGTTTGGTTATGATGATCGTTATAAGTGGTTTCTCTCTTTTTTTCGCTAATACTATCCATACTTTTGGTCAAAATGTGGTGAACTTTATTGATGCACTATTTTTAGGATTAATATTAGCACCACTTGTATTGAGAATTATACGGCGTTTATTTTAAACACCGTAATAGAATAGTATTGTTTTAGAATGTTAAGATTCTGCTTTTATTTTATTAGGTAAATCCGCCAAACTATCGATTACCCAATCGGCTTGAGCAACGACTTCTTCAGTGATTGGGTCGCCCGTTTTCACTAAAACGGTTTTTTTGACCCCAGCCCTTTTACCTGATAATAGATCTGAAAGTTTATCGCCCACCATATAGGAATTAGCAATATCAATGCCTAACTCTTTCGCTGCGGTTTGAATCATACCTGGGCTTGGTTTTCGGCATTCACAATGATCGACTAGTGGATCATGCGGACAATAATAGATACCATCTAAGTCAACACCTCTGTCTTGTAACGACCAATCCATCCATTCAGTTAAAGTATGAAATTGCTCTTCAGAAAATTTGTTTCTGGCAATTCCAGATTGATTGGTGGTAATAACTAATAAGAAACCCATTTTTTTGAGCTCTTGCATTGCCTCAATAACTCCGTCAATAAAGTGGAATTTATCAATTGTATGCACATAGTTATAATCGATGTTTATTGTACCATCACGATCTAAAAAAATAGCAGGCTTCATATTTACTCATTTTCCTTTTATTTAGGTATTTATCCTAATTTGCATAATATATTATTGATTGACTTAGATGTCTAGACGTCTTAATATTCAACTATTCGCATTTTGCTTTTATATATTATGATACAATTACAACATATTTCGAAAACTTTTGAACATAATAATACGTTAATCCACGCATTAAAGGATATTACTATTAATGTACCCAAAGGTAAAATTTATGGGGTTATCGGTAAATCAGGCGCTGGAAAAAGTACATTGATTCGCTGTGTCAATCTGTTAGAAAAGCCGACAAGTGGTAAAATTTTTTTAGATAATCAAGAGATAACTAATCTATCTAATCGACAATTAATTCCTGTTCGTCGAAAAATCAGCATGATTTTTCAACATTTTAATCTTCTCTCATCACGTACCGTATTTGATAATATTGCTTTTCCTCTTGAACTTAATCGGACACCCAAAGCTAAGATTAAGCAAAAAGTCGATGAACTAATCGCATTAGTTGGTTTGACTGAAAAAGCAAATGTCTATCCAGCCAATTTATCTGGTGGACAAAAGCAACGTGTTGCTATCGCACGAGCCTTGGCAAGTGACCCTAAAGTATTATTGTGTGATGAAGCAACCAGTGCCCTTGATCCAGAAACAACGCGTTCGATTTTAACTTTATTAAAAGAAATCAACCAGAAACTTGAATTAACAATCTTATTAATTACCCATGAAATGGATGTCGTTAAACAGATTTGCGATCAAGTTGCCGTTATTAGCAATGGAGAGTTAATTGAACAATCATCAGTAGGTGAAATGTTTTCCCATGCTAAAACCGATATTGCCCGTCAATTTATTCAATCTACTTTACATTTAAACATTCCTGATGACTATTTAACTAAGCTATCAAAAAAGTATAGAGAAGGACTTAATCCCCTAGTACGCCTAGAGTTTTCAGGTGTTTCGGTTGATTTACCGCTGTTATCGCAAATTGCTCAACAATTCAATATCGAAAGCAATATTATTAGCGCTCAGATGGATTACGCCGGTGGCGTTAAATTTGGTTTAATGCTAGCGGAAATGAAGGGCGAGACGAAAAGTATTGAATCCGCAATTGAATTTTTAGAAAAAAATAACACCAACGTAGAGGTGCTTGGTTATGTTTAGTTTTATTCCTTCTTTTAAACCTTTCGAAACCTTATTTCGATATTTAGCACACTACAATTTTTGGGGTGATTTTGTCGCTTTTTGCTCTTCTTTTAATGGTTTTAATGAAGCCATGTTATTTAAAATGGCACAAGCAACGGATGAAACACTTTATATGGTTATCTTATCTGGATTTTGGGGAACCGTTATTGGATTACCGATTGGTATACTTCTTTATACCACTCGTAAAGGACAAATTTTAGATTGTTATATCGCTAATAGTGTTATTTCATTTATAACGAATATATTTCGTTCAATACCTTTTATTATATTGATTGTTTGGATTATTCCTTTTACAACTTTCTTAATGGGAACGTTTATTGGTAAACAAGCTGCTGTTGTGCCACTAAGTATAGGTGTTTCACCATTAATCGCTCGCATGATTGAAAATGCATTATTAGATGTTCCAAAAGGTTTGATTGAAGCAGCTCGCTCAATGGGTGCAACGCCATTTCAAATCATTTATAAAGTATTATTACCTGAATCCTTACCGGTCATTGTTAATAGTATGACAATTACTTTAATTACGCTAACGGGTTATATTGCCATGGCAGGCGCTGTTGGTGCAGGTGGTCTTGGTCAATTGGCAATTCAATATGGTTACAATGGATACAAGCCTGCTATAATGAATACAGTTTTAGTTATCTTAATCATTATTGTATTTATTATTCAGTTTATAGGAAATGCCATTGTAAAACGCGTAACTCATCATTAATTTTGGAGAAAATTATGTCAATTAAACAGCTAGCATTAATTACCACCTTAGTCAGTGCCTTTTTTGTAACGGGTTGTGATAATAGTAAACAAACAGTATCGGAAAATAACAATTCAAATCAATCAGATAATATGACGACACTTAAAGTCGGTGTTATTTCAGGGCCCGAACAAGAAGTAGCCGAAGTGGTAAAACAACAAGCTAAGGATCTTTATCATTTAGATGTTGAGTTGGTTATTTTCAATGATTATGTCACCCCTAATCAAGCATTAAATGATGGATTAATTGACGTTAATGCATTCCAACATAAACCTTATTTAGATGAGCAAATGAAAGAGCGTGGTTACAAATTAGCTGTTGTCGGTAATTCATTTGTTTACCCAATTGCAAGTTATTCTCATAAACTTAAACCAATCGACAATGCTACGCCAACGGGTGAAGGCGTGAAAGTGACATCTCCGCGTGGCGAAACTTTCTTTATTCCAGCTAACTCAACCATTGCGATTCCAAATGATCCAACTAATTTAGGTCGTGCACTATTGTTATTACAACATGAAGGATTAATTACCGTTGATAAATCAAAAGGTTTATTACCGACAGTTTTAGATATCACCAGTAATCCTAATAATTATAAAATTGTTGAGCTTGAAGCGCCTATGTTGCCACGCTCTTTAGACGATGCACAAGTTGACCTTGCTATTATCAATAATGCATTTGCCGGACAAGCAAATTTAACGCCAAGTAAAGATGGCATTTTTGTTGAAGATAAAGAATCCCCTTACGTTAATATTATCGTTGCCCGTGAAGCTGATAAAGATAACGAGAATATCAAAAATTTTGTGAAAGCTTACCAAACTGATGCTGTAGCGCAAAAGGCAGATCAAATTTTTAATGGTGGTGCTATTCGTGGTTGGTAATAACTTACCAAAAACATTAATAAATCAAAATTCCGCCGATTTAAGGTCGGCGGAAACAATTAAAGACAAAATAGATAGAGTTATTGAGTGAGATACTGCAGACCATACATTAACTTAGTAGAGCATAGTTAAGATCATGACCTGGCATATAGACCCCATTGGTATTATACATTCCCCTTATAGCGAAAAATTTGCTGTACCCAGACAACCGAATTTAGTTCCTGCTGGACATGGAGAACTTCATTTATTGGCACCTTATAACGATCCTAATAGTGTTAAAGGATTAGAACAGTTTTCACATTTATGGTTGCTATTTCAATTCCACCATATAGATCAGAACAAGTGGCGCTTAACCGTTCGTCCTCCTCGTTTAGGTGGAAATAAAACGTTAGGCGTATTTGCAACTCGTTCCCCATTTAGACCCAATCATATCGGGCTTTCGGCAGTAGAATTAAAAGACATAGTCATTAAAAATAAACAAGTTATTTTAAAATTAGGAAGTTTAGATTTAGTTGATGGCACACCTATAATCGATATAAAACCCTATCTACCTTATTGTGATAGTTATCCAGATGCCACTGCTGGCTATGCACAAACGTCTCCAGAAAAAAAATTAACAGTTGAATTTTCTTCTCAAGCATTAGAATCCATCTCTTTACATCAACAAAGTTATCCTCAATTGAAAGAGTTAATTACCCAAGTTATAGCTCAAGATCCTAGACCAGCCTATAAGCATCATAATACTGAAAAACAGACATATGGTATATGCTTGTATAATTTTAATATTCAATGGCAAATAGCCCAGCAACATGTAGTAGTTCAAGATATTTGTATCAATTCTGACCTAAAATCCGTTACCTAATATTTTATTTGAGAATTTTCCTACATATAAGAAATGTAATAGAGCTCAGAACGCTGTGCACTTTTAGCTATCGATATATTAATAAATAAGAAAATTGAATTTAAAATTTAATAAAGGAGAGGGTCAACTATTAAATAGCTGACCGTTTTTACTTTAATAACATCATTTATATCAAAAAGAAATGATTAATTAGTGGTAATTGACGTGTTGCTTGTTTCTCATTTTTGCAATATCAATTTCATCAAAGATATAATGCTTACCGCAATAGTCACATAGGATATCAATCTTACCGCCATCCTCTTTGAGAATTTCATTAATTTCATTTTGCGGTATTGTTACTAGACTATCTTCAAAACGTTGCCGAGAACAACCACATTTAAATGTAACATTCTCAGTTTCAAACAGTCGAACTTGTTCTTGATTATAAAGGCGATATAAAATTTCATCACTGGTTAGTTTAAATAATTCATCGCTCGTGATTGTTTCGGTTAAAGCGCATAGATGATCAAAAGAATCTTCAGTATTTTCATTAGCTGGTAACACTTGCAATAATATGCCGGCAGCCATTGGTTTATTATTGTAAACACCTGTTTTAACAAATAATCTAGTTGGCAACTGTTCAGACTGCATAAAGTAATTTTCAATACATCCTATTAGCGTCTCTTTTTCAAGTCCGACAATACCTTGATAGCGTTCTCCATTCTTGGGCGTAATGGTAATTACAATATAGCCATTACCCACCATATCTTTCAGTGACGCATTATCAGCAATGTCACCATTAACCCGAGCTACCCCACGTAATTGTTGATGATGATTGCCATTAACAACCGCTAAACGCAGAGGACCATCACCTTGTAATTGAACCGCAATATCGCCTTCAAATTTTAAGGTTGCGGTTAATAAACTCGTCGCAACCAGTAACTCACCCAATAAATTTTGTACTGCTACAGGATAATTATGGTTATCTAAAATTGCTTGGTAAGTTTGTTCTAAACGAGTTATTTCACCACGAACAGGGTGATTATCAAAGATAAATCGATTTAAAGTATCCATATCAATTTTTGTCGCCTTGTTGTCTATCATATTTAAATTTTATTAAATTACGCCGCTCTTTTTTATCCGGCTTTCTATCAGGATGTGGCATGGTTAATGCATTAAGCTTACGTGCTTCGGCAATTTTTTCACGTTTATCTAAGCTTTCTGGTGTTTCTTGATAAAGTAATTGAGCTTCTTGCGCAGGTCTCCGCTGCTCATTAATTGCAAGAATTTTAATTGTTTTTTGATCTGAACCTTGCCGAAGGGTCAATATTGCACCAACTTCAACTATCTTACTAGGTTTAGTTCGTTGACCATTATAGTGAACTTTTCCCCCTTCGACCATTTCACGAGCGAGTGAACGCGTTTTATAAAACCGTGCAGCCCACAACCATTTATCTAATCTTACTGGAACCATATTTTTCATTTTTTGTTTATCACTAATTCAGTTTTATAAGACAAAAAAAGCATTTCAAACATTTTTAATATATAAGGTCCACTTTATAAAAATCAATTGTCAGGTTTAATGCCAAAATTAGTATTATTGAAAATTATTGCACCTATTAAACTAAATGGTGCAAACTTCCCATATAATTCAGCAGTATAATTAGTCACTTCAGGAACGTCTTTTACTAATTTTAAGTCCGTTAATAATTGACTTGAGATATTAGATGCCTTAAGTACAAAAGATGAAAACTCTGTTTGGGTAGAATTAAGATTTGCTTTTATTTCAAGCACACCATTGCTAACCAGACCATTGAAGTTAAATGAATTATGATTATCTGAATCATAATCTATAACCAAATCGGGATGATTAATTTCCACACTATTGACTGAACCTCTTTCAGCCATAAAACTGAGTTTTCCAGATTCTAAGCCTAAATTTTTACCTTTTACTATTGTAATATTTGAGCCCGTTCCCTCGCAATTTGTAAATGTAAATGGATAATTTGGATCAACATTTAATATCATACTAGGAAGAACAGATAATTTTCCAATTTCAATTCTGCTAAATATTTCTGGTAAATTAAAATGTTCAAACGGTTTAGGTAATTGATAAATTACACCCGCCAGAGTTAGCTGATCTAACTTTAAAACATCATTATGCCAACTTCCTTTAAAGTTAATATTTCCTTTATTCCAAGTTGCTATTGCTTTTTGAATTTCAATATTATTTTCATCAAGTTTTAATTGAAGTAGTACTGAAGAAAATAAATTATCATACCAAACAACATTGTCTGCACTAAACGTTACAGCACTTTGGTCAAAATATCCTTCTTTATTAAAATGAATATTTTTCGCCTCTAAATTCCCCTTTTCTACTAAAAGAGAAGGAAGTTGTAAACTACTTTCAAATATCGATAATTGGTGAACAGTAAAAGTGGGCAAATATGTTGCATAGGCTTCCCAAAAATTATTTATGTGAGATTCATAATGGATATTATTTAATTTTAATTGCTCAATATCCCAACTTTTATCTGCAAGTATTTTTAATTTACTTATGAAAAATCCATTTTCAATATTTCCACCTAAATTTGTTATGGTCGTTACACCATCTCGATGAAAACCTTCAATAACAACCGAATTAATATCGAATTCATTAAATTGGAATTTGTTTAAAGTAAATTCAAATTGATATTTTTCGGTGTTTGAAAGGGAAAATGGCTTGATTCCACCATTTGCTTGTTGAAATTTGATTTTATCCGCGCCATCGTTAACAGAAACCGTAGCAGTTGAATTAATGAATTTTAAGAAATTTGCCGAAAAATTATAATTTTCAAGTTTAGTTTCATTCAATGTTCCATCAATAACAGTAATATAATTAAAATGGTTTAATTGCCACAAATCATTTTTGTCTAATCCGATGACTAATTTAGGAATATTAGCTATCTGTTGCTGACCATCGCTGATGACAACATCATCCAAGACAACTTCATAAACATTTGAAAAAGAATGGTGAACATGACCAATTGAGATAGTATAGGAACTTAATTTTGATAATTGCTCACTTATTATTTTTGCCCCAAAAGCCGTCTGTACTAAAAAATATGTTAGTAAAATCAAAGACCAAACAATGAACAAAAACATGATTATGTAAAATCGTATTCGTCGCATAAATAAATTAAATTGTTATAATAAGCCGTTCACAATGATACTACGATAAACGATTTTAGATGAAATAGCATCTTATTTTGATATAAATGATTTGTCGTTACATGAGTTTTGCAGTTAATATATAAATATTGATAATTGAAACGTTAAAATACCAAATGGAATCGATCACTCTGCCTTTATTTAAAGTAAGATGAGGGATTGTTTTTATTTAATATAAATAAAGCGGGAGAAACACAAATGAAACAAATCCCAATGACAGTAAAGGGAGCTGAATTATTACGTGCTGAACTTGAAGAGCTAAAAAATGTTAAAAGACCTCAAATTACAGCAGCAATAGCCGAAGCAAGAGCACACGGTGATTTAAAAGAAAATGCAGAGTATCATGCAGCAAGAGAACAACAAGGTTTTTGTGAAGGACGTATTCAAGAAATTGAAGGAAAGTTATCACAAGCACAAATTATAGACATTACCAAAGTCAAAAACACTGGCAGAATTATTTTTGGTGCTACCGTCACTGTTATCAATGTGGATACTGATGAAGAAACCACTTATCGAATTGTGGGTGATGATGAAGCTGACTATCGACAAAATCTCATTTCGGTTAATTCCCCTATTGCCAGAGGATTAATTGGTAAAGAAGATGGTGACACAGTACAAATCAAAACGCCTGGTGGCGATGTAGAGTTTGATATTGTTAAAGTAGAATATATTTAAAAAGTTAATTCTGCATTGTCATTTGCTACAGATAAACAGGGCGAATACCCTGTTTATTAATCGTATTATTTAGGTAACGTGATTTTCTTCTCTTCACTTGGTCTAAAAATAGTAAAAATAGAACCAACTTGTTGTACTGCAAGGGCATGCGTTTCACGTATAATTGCCTCGCAAATAAGTTTTTTCGTCTCTCTATCTTCAGCAGACACCTTAATCTTGATTAACTCATGAAAGTTTAACGCATTTTCAATCTCTGCAAGCACACCTTCAGTAAACCCATTTGCACCGATCATAACAATCGGTTTTAAATGATGAGCTTCACCTTTTAAATACTGTTTTTGTTTATTTGATAAATTCATTATTTTTTTATCACATTAAGTTGCAATTTTGTTATTCTACCCTTATATATATTTGTAATCAATTGAAGAGAACTCTTTACTATAAGGATTTATTCCCTGTGAGTAACAAAAAACGCTCAGCAAGCTCGACTCGTTGGCTTAATGAACATTTTAATGATCGCTTTGTGCAACAAGCACAAAAAAAAGGTTTACGATCGCGAGCATGGTTCAAATTAGAAGAAATTCAAAAAAGTGACAAATTATTTAAACCTGGAATAACCGTTGTTGATCTAGGCGCAGCGCCTGGTGGATGGTCACAATATGTGGCGTCTGTTATTGGTAGCAAAGGACGAATTATCGCTTGCGATTTATTACCGATGGATCCGATTGTCGGTGTTGATTTCCTACAAGGTGATTTCCGAGACGAAGCTGTGCTTAAGGCTCTACTTGACCGTGTTGGTGAAGAAAAAGTACAAGTCGTCATGTCAGATATGGCTCCGAATATGAGTGGTCAACCTGCTGTTGATATTCCCAGAGCAATGTATTTAGTTGAACTTGCCTTAGATATGTGTCGAGATGTCCTTGCCCCAAACGGCAATTTTATTGTCAAAGTATTTCAAGGTGAAGGATTTGAAGATTATTTAAAACAAGTAAGAACGATGTTTAAAACTGTTAAGATTCGTAAACCTGAAGCGTCGAGATCACGATCGAGAGAAGTTTATATCGTTGCAATGGGTATGAAGTAGCCAGTAGCACAATTTTGTAGTAACATTACTTCCTAATTTTAGTCGTAACTGTTAATTTTTATGAGAGGTTTTTCTTTTGAACGACATGGTAAAGAATTTACTGATCTGGGGAATTATTGCTGTAGTATTGATAGCTGTATTTAATCAATTCAGCTCAGTATCAAATAGCGGTCCTCAAGTCAATTATACTCAATTTAATTCCGATATCACCAGTGGTAAAATCCAAGAAGTGCATATTAATGGGCGCGAAATTATTGCCACAACAAAAGGTAATAGTAATTATGTGACTTACATTCCCTATTTTGATGAAAAATTAATGGATGACTTAGTCTTAAATAAAGTTGCCGTTTATGGTAGCCCTGATGAAAAACCAAGTTTGTTAGCAAGTATTTTAATCTCTTGGTTCCCCATTATTTTATTAATCGGATTTTGGATCTTTGTCATGCGTCAAATGCAAGGCGGTGGTAAAGGTGGGCCAATGTCGGTGGGTAAAAGTAAAGCTC
This window encodes:
- the rlmE gene encoding 23S rRNA (uridine(2552)-2'-O)-methyltransferase RlmE, giving the protein MSNKKRSASSTRWLNEHFNDRFVQQAQKKGLRSRAWFKLEEIQKSDKLFKPGITVVDLGAAPGGWSQYVASVIGSKGRIIACDLLPMDPIVGVDFLQGDFRDEAVLKALLDRVGEEKVQVVMSDMAPNMSGQPAVDIPRAMYLVELALDMCRDVLAPNGNFIVKVFQGEGFEDYLKQVRTMFKTVKIRKPEASRSRSREVYIVAMGMK